A genomic segment from Nicotiana tabacum cultivar K326 chromosome 7, ASM71507v2, whole genome shotgun sequence encodes:
- the LOC107815790 gene encoding protein LNK1-like isoform X2: protein MWLECWLKQIKGMSDLQLYELEDISWDEFCHSDDHIVPHPSSAHTDEPLSQNDSRKKPRHEVISLTSNIGDQSTGKYANQQNEQILPLLSNKNTKMLEKDLWADAPDGAKVEDVSPAENTRTSSRCIESNNVNSIESKSCPNGRPLDNKNAAVGGNTYSYPVGPIPQADDDLSFLDNSCEGKDSNDLLYYSWPEIENFDDVDRMFRSCDSTFGFGPGSEDDLGWLSSSDVIDGSGDGLTSAFKFPCPASTALGSTFASHETSKLKETNISTNTSVTKNQSLGYNGSSWAPEKNELVNLSHLSFVNESSNSECELVPDKKAGVQGGGVQVEIACNNQPRISNDVVNSMQKKHSKHQNRSEGKRKCGYQENGDTFNYTDSLPEEKKHPSGPPRTQVNFTSAGVPQQKQAQVPDFGYLGGSFSYMHSDYGHSDGSTLHPTLPITKYENNGLMSPSPKDSYASNQVQSMEGSPDPSFQVAAMTINENVKKLFHQSGVKVETNHDLERVGMGIPAELGSSVVQECSSISSGLDEISEEAANFHQLQRVMEQLDIQTKLCIRDSLYRLARSAEQRHRHANLNNGSGDDGGASGSLISEGTNKSTGYMDIETDTNPIDRSIAHLLFHRPSDSSVTPARDSLTLKSPSLIHRSLSSSPVMGENLISHGEIAPQTDRTDH from the exons ATGTGGCTTGAGTGCTGGTTGAAACAAATCAAAGGAATGTCAGATTTGCAGTTATACGAG CTTGAAGATATATCTTGGGATGAGTTCTGCCACAGCGATGATCATATAGTGCCACATCCAAGTAGTGCACACACCGATGAACCACTCTCCCAGAATGATAGCCGTAAGAAACCTCGCcatgaagtaattagtttaacaaGTAACATAGGCGATCAATCTACTGGTAAATATGCTAATCAGCAAAACGAGCAAATACTTCCTCTATTGAGTAATAAAAACACCAAAATGCTGGAAAAGGACCTCTGGGCCGATGCACCTGATGGTGCCAAAGTCGAAGATGTTTCACCAGCTGAAAATACCAGGACATCCAGTCGTTGCATCGAGAGTAATAATGTAAACTCAATTGAGAGCAAGTCCTGTCCTAATGGTCGCCCTCTGGATAACAAGAATGCTGCTGTGGGGGGAAACACATATAGCTATCCAGTTGGTCCCATTCCTCAGGCTGATGATGATCTCAGCTTTTTGGACAATAGTTGCGAGGGTAAAGACTCTAATGATCTCTTATACTATAGCTGGCCTGAGATagagaattttgatgatgttgaCAGGATGTTCAG GAGTTGTGATTCAACATTTGGATTTGGACCTGGTAGTGAAGATGACCTAGGTTGGCTTTCATCATCAGATGTCATTGATGGATCTGGAGATGGATTGACGTCAGCTTTTAAGTTTCCATGTCCAGCATCCACTGCACTTGGAAGTACATTTGCAAGTCATGAAACTTCAAAGCTAAAGGAAACAAACATTTCAACTAATACTTCTGTCACTAAAAATCAATCACTTGGCTATAATGGCAGTTCATGGGCCCCCGAGAAAAATGAATTGGTAAATCTGAGTCATTTGTCTTTTGTAAATGAATCAAGTAATTCAGAGTGCGAGTTAGTACCTGACAAGAAG GCTGGGGTACAGGGTGGTGGAGTACAGGTCGAGATTGCATGTAATAACCAACCAAGAATCAGCAACGATGTAGTG AATAGCATGCAAAAGAAACACTCCAAGCATCAAAATCGATCTGAGGGTAAAAGAAAATGTGGTTATCAAGAAAACGGCGACACATTCAATTACACTGATAGCCTTCCAGAAGAGAAGAAACATCCTTCTGGGCCCCCAAGGACTCAAGTGAATTTCACATCTGCAGGTGTCCCGCAGCAAAAGCAAGCTCAAGTGCCCGATTTTGGCTATTTGGGGGGTAGCTTTTCTTACATGCATTCAGATTACGGTCATTCAGATGGGAGTACTCTCCATCCAACTCTACCAATTACAAAGTACGAAAATAACGGTCTCATGTCTCCTTCTCCCAAGGACTCCTATGCATCAAATCAGGTACAGTCCATGGAGGGTTCTCCTGATCCTTCTTTTCAGGTGGCTGCTATGACAATAAATGAAAATGTGAAGAAGTTATTCCACCAATCTGGAGTTAAGGTTGAAACTAACCATGATCTTGAAAGGGTTGGCATGGGGATTCCAGCAGAACTAGGATCCTCAGTTGTACAGGAGTGCTCTTCTATAAGTTCTGGGTTGGATGAAATTTCAGAAGAAGCAGCTAATTTTCATCAGCTTCAACGTGTCATGGAACAG TTGGACATACAGACAAAGCTATGTATAAGGGATAGCTTGTACCGGTTGGCTCGGAGTGCTGAACAAAGGCATAGACATGCTAATCTCAATAATGGCTCTGGAGATGATGGAGGTGCCAGCGGATCATTGATTAGCGAGGGAACAAACAA GTCCACAGGATATATGGACATCGAAACAGACACGAACCCTATAGATCGATCTATTGCACATTTGCTGTTCCACAGGCCTTCAGATTCATCTGTAACCCCTGCCCGTGACTCCTTGACTTTGAAGTCGCCTTCCTTG ATTCATAGGTCATTGTCTAGCTCGCCAGTGATGGGTGAGAACTTGATTTCTCATGGAGAAATTGCACCTCAAACAGATAGAACTGATCATTGA
- the LOC107782524 gene encoding uncharacterized protein LOC107782524 has translation MERVFSKLRNLDAYPKINEDFYNRTLSGGIITLTASLIMLVLFVNELGLYIHSYTETQLIVDTSRGGKLHIHFDITFPAVPCSLLSLDARDISGEEHFDIRHDIFKKRIDSHGAVIEVRQDGIGAPKIERPLQKHGGRLEHNETYCGSCFGAETADDECCNTCEEVREAYRKRGWAITNTDLIDQCKREGFVQKIKDEEGEGCNIHGSLEVNKVAGNFHFAAGKSFHQSSFQLFELIALQSDTYNISHRVNKIAFGDSIPGVVNPLDGVHWTQEAQHGVYQYFLKVVPTIYKGFRGHTIDSNQFSATEHFKSSEMGLFQSPPGVYFFYDLSPIKVTFTEQHVSFFHFLTSVCAIIGGVFTVAGIVDAFIYHGQKAIKKKVELGKFG, from the exons ATGGAAAGAGTGTTCAGTAAGCTTCGCAATTTGGACGCTTACCCTAAAATCAATGAGGATTTCTATAACCGTACGCTTTCCGGCGGTATTATTACCCTCACCGCCTCTTTAATTATGCTTGTTCTCTTCGTCAACGAGCTCG GATTGTATATCCACAGTTATACTGAAACACAGCTCATTGTAGATACTTCAAGGGGAGGAAAATTACATATACAT TTTGATATCACTTTTCCAGCTGTTCCATGTTCGCTGCTCAGTCTTGATGCCAGGGATATTAGTGGAGAAGAACATTTTGACATA CGACATGATATATTCAAAAAGAGGATCGACTCCCATGGAGCTGTTATTGAAGTCAGACAAGATGGAATTGGTGCTCCTAAG ATCGAGAGGCCTTTGCAGAAGCACGGTGGCAGACTTGAGCACAATGAAACATACTGTGGTTCATGCTTTGGTGCTGAAACG GCAGATGATGAATGTTGTAATACATGTGAAGAAGTTCGTGAAGCATATCGAAAGAGAGGCTGGGCGATAACAAATACTGATTTAATCGATCAG TGTAAAAGGGAAGGTTTTGTCCAAAAGATTAAAGATGAAGAAGGTGAAGGATGTAACATCCATGGATCTCTAGAGGTCAATAAAGTGGCTGGGAATTTTCACTTTGCTGCTGGCAAAAGCTTTCACCAGTCAAGCTTTCAACTCTTCGAACTGATTGCCTTACAATCAGATACTTATAAT ATCAGTCATAGGGTAAATAAGATAGCTTTTGGCGACTCTATTCCTGGAGTTGTAAATCCACTTGATGG GGTTCACTGGACGCAGGAAGCACAGCATGGAGTGTATCAATACTTTCTTAAA GTGGTCCCTACAATATATAAAGGTTTTAGAGGCCATACTATTGATTCAAATCAG TTCTCAGCGACCGAGCATTTCAAGAGTTCAGAGATGGGTCTTTTCCAATCACCTCCTGGAGTTTACTTCTTTTATGACCTCTCTCCAATCAAG GTGACTTTCACGGAGCAGCATGTGTCATTCTTTCATTTCCTCACCAGCGTTTGTGCAATTATTGGAG
- the LOC107815790 gene encoding protein LNK1-like isoform X4, protein MLEKDLWADAPDGAKVEDVSPAENTRTSSRCIESNNVNSIESKSCPNGRPLDNKNAAVGGNTYSYPVGPIPQADDDLSFLDNSCEGKDSNDLLYYSWPEIENFDDVDRMFRSCDSTFGFGPGSEDDLGWLSSSDVIDGSGDGLTSAFKFPCPASTALGSTFASHETSKLKETNISTNTSVTKNQSLGYNGSSWAPEKNELVNLSHLSFVNESSNSECELVPDKKAGVQGGGVQVEIACNNQPRISNDVVNSMQKKHSKHQNRSEGKRKCGYQENGDTFNYTDSLPEEKKHPSGPPRTQVNFTSAGVPQQKQAQVPDFGYLGGSFSYMHSDYGHSDGSTLHPTLPITKYENNGLMSPSPKDSYASNQVQSMEGSPDPSFQVAAMTINENVKKLFHQSGVKVETNHDLERVGMGIPAELGSSVVQECSSISSGLDEISEEAANFHQLQRVMEQLDIQTKLCIRDSLYRLARSAEQRHRHANLNNGSGDDGGASGSLISEGTNKSTGYMDIETDTNPIDRSIAHLLFHRPSDSSVTPARDSLTLKSPSLIHRSLSSSPVMGENLISHGEIAPQTDRTDH, encoded by the exons ATGCTGGAAAAGGACCTCTGGGCCGATGCACCTGATGGTGCCAAAGTCGAAGATGTTTCACCAGCTGAAAATACCAGGACATCCAGTCGTTGCATCGAGAGTAATAATGTAAACTCAATTGAGAGCAAGTCCTGTCCTAATGGTCGCCCTCTGGATAACAAGAATGCTGCTGTGGGGGGAAACACATATAGCTATCCAGTTGGTCCCATTCCTCAGGCTGATGATGATCTCAGCTTTTTGGACAATAGTTGCGAGGGTAAAGACTCTAATGATCTCTTATACTATAGCTGGCCTGAGATagagaattttgatgatgttgaCAGGATGTTCAG GAGTTGTGATTCAACATTTGGATTTGGACCTGGTAGTGAAGATGACCTAGGTTGGCTTTCATCATCAGATGTCATTGATGGATCTGGAGATGGATTGACGTCAGCTTTTAAGTTTCCATGTCCAGCATCCACTGCACTTGGAAGTACATTTGCAAGTCATGAAACTTCAAAGCTAAAGGAAACAAACATTTCAACTAATACTTCTGTCACTAAAAATCAATCACTTGGCTATAATGGCAGTTCATGGGCCCCCGAGAAAAATGAATTGGTAAATCTGAGTCATTTGTCTTTTGTAAATGAATCAAGTAATTCAGAGTGCGAGTTAGTACCTGACAAGAAG GCTGGGGTACAGGGTGGTGGAGTACAGGTCGAGATTGCATGTAATAACCAACCAAGAATCAGCAACGATGTAGTG AATAGCATGCAAAAGAAACACTCCAAGCATCAAAATCGATCTGAGGGTAAAAGAAAATGTGGTTATCAAGAAAACGGCGACACATTCAATTACACTGATAGCCTTCCAGAAGAGAAGAAACATCCTTCTGGGCCCCCAAGGACTCAAGTGAATTTCACATCTGCAGGTGTCCCGCAGCAAAAGCAAGCTCAAGTGCCCGATTTTGGCTATTTGGGGGGTAGCTTTTCTTACATGCATTCAGATTACGGTCATTCAGATGGGAGTACTCTCCATCCAACTCTACCAATTACAAAGTACGAAAATAACGGTCTCATGTCTCCTTCTCCCAAGGACTCCTATGCATCAAATCAGGTACAGTCCATGGAGGGTTCTCCTGATCCTTCTTTTCAGGTGGCTGCTATGACAATAAATGAAAATGTGAAGAAGTTATTCCACCAATCTGGAGTTAAGGTTGAAACTAACCATGATCTTGAAAGGGTTGGCATGGGGATTCCAGCAGAACTAGGATCCTCAGTTGTACAGGAGTGCTCTTCTATAAGTTCTGGGTTGGATGAAATTTCAGAAGAAGCAGCTAATTTTCATCAGCTTCAACGTGTCATGGAACAG TTGGACATACAGACAAAGCTATGTATAAGGGATAGCTTGTACCGGTTGGCTCGGAGTGCTGAACAAAGGCATAGACATGCTAATCTCAATAATGGCTCTGGAGATGATGGAGGTGCCAGCGGATCATTGATTAGCGAGGGAACAAACAA GTCCACAGGATATATGGACATCGAAACAGACACGAACCCTATAGATCGATCTATTGCACATTTGCTGTTCCACAGGCCTTCAGATTCATCTGTAACCCCTGCCCGTGACTCCTTGACTTTGAAGTCGCCTTCCTTG ATTCATAGGTCATTGTCTAGCTCGCCAGTGATGGGTGAGAACTTGATTTCTCATGGAGAAATTGCACCTCAAACAGATAGAACTGATCATTGA
- the LOC107815790 gene encoding protein LNK1-like isoform X1 — translation MWLECWLKQIKGMSDLQLYELEDISWDEFCHSDDHIVPHPSSAHTDEPLSQNDSRKKPRHEVISLTSNIGDQSTGKYANQQNEQILPLLSNKNTKMLEKDLWADAPDGAKVEDVSPAENTRTSSRCIESNNVNSIESKSCPNGRPLDNKNAAVGGNTYSYPVGPIPQADDDLSFLDNSCEGKDSNDLLYYSWPEIENFDDVDRMFRSCDSTFGFGPGSEDDLGWLSSSDVIDGSGDGLTSAFKFPCPASTALGSTFASHETSKLKETNISTNTSVTKNQSLGYNGSSWAPEKNELVNLSHLSFVNESSNSECELVPDKKKAGVQGGGVQVEIACNNQPRISNDVVNSMQKKHSKHQNRSEGKRKCGYQENGDTFNYTDSLPEEKKHPSGPPRTQVNFTSAGVPQQKQAQVPDFGYLGGSFSYMHSDYGHSDGSTLHPTLPITKYENNGLMSPSPKDSYASNQVQSMEGSPDPSFQVAAMTINENVKKLFHQSGVKVETNHDLERVGMGIPAELGSSVVQECSSISSGLDEISEEAANFHQLQRVMEQLDIQTKLCIRDSLYRLARSAEQRHRHANLNNGSGDDGGASGSLISEGTNKSTGYMDIETDTNPIDRSIAHLLFHRPSDSSVTPARDSLTLKSPSLIHRSLSSSPVMGENLISHGEIAPQTDRTDH, via the exons ATGTGGCTTGAGTGCTGGTTGAAACAAATCAAAGGAATGTCAGATTTGCAGTTATACGAG CTTGAAGATATATCTTGGGATGAGTTCTGCCACAGCGATGATCATATAGTGCCACATCCAAGTAGTGCACACACCGATGAACCACTCTCCCAGAATGATAGCCGTAAGAAACCTCGCcatgaagtaattagtttaacaaGTAACATAGGCGATCAATCTACTGGTAAATATGCTAATCAGCAAAACGAGCAAATACTTCCTCTATTGAGTAATAAAAACACCAAAATGCTGGAAAAGGACCTCTGGGCCGATGCACCTGATGGTGCCAAAGTCGAAGATGTTTCACCAGCTGAAAATACCAGGACATCCAGTCGTTGCATCGAGAGTAATAATGTAAACTCAATTGAGAGCAAGTCCTGTCCTAATGGTCGCCCTCTGGATAACAAGAATGCTGCTGTGGGGGGAAACACATATAGCTATCCAGTTGGTCCCATTCCTCAGGCTGATGATGATCTCAGCTTTTTGGACAATAGTTGCGAGGGTAAAGACTCTAATGATCTCTTATACTATAGCTGGCCTGAGATagagaattttgatgatgttgaCAGGATGTTCAG GAGTTGTGATTCAACATTTGGATTTGGACCTGGTAGTGAAGATGACCTAGGTTGGCTTTCATCATCAGATGTCATTGATGGATCTGGAGATGGATTGACGTCAGCTTTTAAGTTTCCATGTCCAGCATCCACTGCACTTGGAAGTACATTTGCAAGTCATGAAACTTCAAAGCTAAAGGAAACAAACATTTCAACTAATACTTCTGTCACTAAAAATCAATCACTTGGCTATAATGGCAGTTCATGGGCCCCCGAGAAAAATGAATTGGTAAATCTGAGTCATTTGTCTTTTGTAAATGAATCAAGTAATTCAGAGTGCGAGTTAGTACCTGACAAGAAG AAGGCTGGGGTACAGGGTGGTGGAGTACAGGTCGAGATTGCATGTAATAACCAACCAAGAATCAGCAACGATGTAGTG AATAGCATGCAAAAGAAACACTCCAAGCATCAAAATCGATCTGAGGGTAAAAGAAAATGTGGTTATCAAGAAAACGGCGACACATTCAATTACACTGATAGCCTTCCAGAAGAGAAGAAACATCCTTCTGGGCCCCCAAGGACTCAAGTGAATTTCACATCTGCAGGTGTCCCGCAGCAAAAGCAAGCTCAAGTGCCCGATTTTGGCTATTTGGGGGGTAGCTTTTCTTACATGCATTCAGATTACGGTCATTCAGATGGGAGTACTCTCCATCCAACTCTACCAATTACAAAGTACGAAAATAACGGTCTCATGTCTCCTTCTCCCAAGGACTCCTATGCATCAAATCAGGTACAGTCCATGGAGGGTTCTCCTGATCCTTCTTTTCAGGTGGCTGCTATGACAATAAATGAAAATGTGAAGAAGTTATTCCACCAATCTGGAGTTAAGGTTGAAACTAACCATGATCTTGAAAGGGTTGGCATGGGGATTCCAGCAGAACTAGGATCCTCAGTTGTACAGGAGTGCTCTTCTATAAGTTCTGGGTTGGATGAAATTTCAGAAGAAGCAGCTAATTTTCATCAGCTTCAACGTGTCATGGAACAG TTGGACATACAGACAAAGCTATGTATAAGGGATAGCTTGTACCGGTTGGCTCGGAGTGCTGAACAAAGGCATAGACATGCTAATCTCAATAATGGCTCTGGAGATGATGGAGGTGCCAGCGGATCATTGATTAGCGAGGGAACAAACAA GTCCACAGGATATATGGACATCGAAACAGACACGAACCCTATAGATCGATCTATTGCACATTTGCTGTTCCACAGGCCTTCAGATTCATCTGTAACCCCTGCCCGTGACTCCTTGACTTTGAAGTCGCCTTCCTTG ATTCATAGGTCATTGTCTAGCTCGCCAGTGATGGGTGAGAACTTGATTTCTCATGGAGAAATTGCACCTCAAACAGATAGAACTGATCATTGA
- the LOC107815790 gene encoding protein LNK1-like isoform X3 has protein sequence MLEKDLWADAPDGAKVEDVSPAENTRTSSRCIESNNVNSIESKSCPNGRPLDNKNAAVGGNTYSYPVGPIPQADDDLSFLDNSCEGKDSNDLLYYSWPEIENFDDVDRMFRSCDSTFGFGPGSEDDLGWLSSSDVIDGSGDGLTSAFKFPCPASTALGSTFASHETSKLKETNISTNTSVTKNQSLGYNGSSWAPEKNELVNLSHLSFVNESSNSECELVPDKKKAGVQGGGVQVEIACNNQPRISNDVVNSMQKKHSKHQNRSEGKRKCGYQENGDTFNYTDSLPEEKKHPSGPPRTQVNFTSAGVPQQKQAQVPDFGYLGGSFSYMHSDYGHSDGSTLHPTLPITKYENNGLMSPSPKDSYASNQVQSMEGSPDPSFQVAAMTINENVKKLFHQSGVKVETNHDLERVGMGIPAELGSSVVQECSSISSGLDEISEEAANFHQLQRVMEQLDIQTKLCIRDSLYRLARSAEQRHRHANLNNGSGDDGGASGSLISEGTNKSTGYMDIETDTNPIDRSIAHLLFHRPSDSSVTPARDSLTLKSPSLIHRSLSSSPVMGENLISHGEIAPQTDRTDH, from the exons ATGCTGGAAAAGGACCTCTGGGCCGATGCACCTGATGGTGCCAAAGTCGAAGATGTTTCACCAGCTGAAAATACCAGGACATCCAGTCGTTGCATCGAGAGTAATAATGTAAACTCAATTGAGAGCAAGTCCTGTCCTAATGGTCGCCCTCTGGATAACAAGAATGCTGCTGTGGGGGGAAACACATATAGCTATCCAGTTGGTCCCATTCCTCAGGCTGATGATGATCTCAGCTTTTTGGACAATAGTTGCGAGGGTAAAGACTCTAATGATCTCTTATACTATAGCTGGCCTGAGATagagaattttgatgatgttgaCAGGATGTTCAG GAGTTGTGATTCAACATTTGGATTTGGACCTGGTAGTGAAGATGACCTAGGTTGGCTTTCATCATCAGATGTCATTGATGGATCTGGAGATGGATTGACGTCAGCTTTTAAGTTTCCATGTCCAGCATCCACTGCACTTGGAAGTACATTTGCAAGTCATGAAACTTCAAAGCTAAAGGAAACAAACATTTCAACTAATACTTCTGTCACTAAAAATCAATCACTTGGCTATAATGGCAGTTCATGGGCCCCCGAGAAAAATGAATTGGTAAATCTGAGTCATTTGTCTTTTGTAAATGAATCAAGTAATTCAGAGTGCGAGTTAGTACCTGACAAGAAG AAGGCTGGGGTACAGGGTGGTGGAGTACAGGTCGAGATTGCATGTAATAACCAACCAAGAATCAGCAACGATGTAGTG AATAGCATGCAAAAGAAACACTCCAAGCATCAAAATCGATCTGAGGGTAAAAGAAAATGTGGTTATCAAGAAAACGGCGACACATTCAATTACACTGATAGCCTTCCAGAAGAGAAGAAACATCCTTCTGGGCCCCCAAGGACTCAAGTGAATTTCACATCTGCAGGTGTCCCGCAGCAAAAGCAAGCTCAAGTGCCCGATTTTGGCTATTTGGGGGGTAGCTTTTCTTACATGCATTCAGATTACGGTCATTCAGATGGGAGTACTCTCCATCCAACTCTACCAATTACAAAGTACGAAAATAACGGTCTCATGTCTCCTTCTCCCAAGGACTCCTATGCATCAAATCAGGTACAGTCCATGGAGGGTTCTCCTGATCCTTCTTTTCAGGTGGCTGCTATGACAATAAATGAAAATGTGAAGAAGTTATTCCACCAATCTGGAGTTAAGGTTGAAACTAACCATGATCTTGAAAGGGTTGGCATGGGGATTCCAGCAGAACTAGGATCCTCAGTTGTACAGGAGTGCTCTTCTATAAGTTCTGGGTTGGATGAAATTTCAGAAGAAGCAGCTAATTTTCATCAGCTTCAACGTGTCATGGAACAG TTGGACATACAGACAAAGCTATGTATAAGGGATAGCTTGTACCGGTTGGCTCGGAGTGCTGAACAAAGGCATAGACATGCTAATCTCAATAATGGCTCTGGAGATGATGGAGGTGCCAGCGGATCATTGATTAGCGAGGGAACAAACAA GTCCACAGGATATATGGACATCGAAACAGACACGAACCCTATAGATCGATCTATTGCACATTTGCTGTTCCACAGGCCTTCAGATTCATCTGTAACCCCTGCCCGTGACTCCTTGACTTTGAAGTCGCCTTCCTTG ATTCATAGGTCATTGTCTAGCTCGCCAGTGATGGGTGAGAACTTGATTTCTCATGGAGAAATTGCACCTCAAACAGATAGAACTGATCATTGA